One Sulfolobus sp. S-194 DNA segment encodes these proteins:
- a CDS encoding MFS transporter, whose amino-acid sequence MSKEEGTKASEIIARLDRLPTWAFNYILLGIIGVGELFTFFDIFNINVSFVQTAVTLFHVSPAQAAPLLGPVVLGNLAGYVVGSLLLSPIADRIGRRDMLMITMLIMGLSSLYNAFAPNYINFLIARTLTGIGVGADLAIVNTYVSEVSPISYRSKYVSAIFIFSTVGGFLAIWLGLLFTTPPAPFPQGLPIALGGSGFFAVNGWRIMYIIGATLALVGLALRFRLPESPRWLESKGRISEAEMIVNLMEEKVTSKGYKLPSLPSLIPVYKSSKSVPYSEIFTNSSYLKRFVILVIVWFLAYTTVYSIAAGLTSLLTAQGYSVSEAGMISAIGIIGFVLAAVIATLLGERLERKWWIGIGALVTVIGGMMIALTANPVIDGIGAIILFIGFNVWVPVAYTWTAESFPTRARTSGFALCDGVGHLGGGLGVVYITSVAVSLHSTVELFGLIASFLVISAIIAMVAGHYTLGKRLDEISP is encoded by the coding sequence ATGTCTAAGGAAGAGGGGACTAAGGCGTCGGAAATTATAGCTAGGTTAGATAGACTTCCCACATGGGCTTTCAACTATATCCTTCTAGGCATAATAGGTGTAGGAGAGTTATTTACATTTTTTGACATATTTAATATAAATGTTAGTTTCGTCCAAACAGCTGTAACATTATTCCATGTATCTCCAGCTCAAGCAGCTCCGTTATTAGGACCAGTAGTCTTAGGAAATTTAGCTGGTTATGTTGTAGGATCCCTTCTTCTTTCACCGATTGCTGACAGAATTGGTAGAAGAGATATGTTAATGATAACCATGTTAATTATGGGATTAAGTTCGCTTTATAATGCTTTTGCACCAAATTATATTAACTTCTTGATAGCTAGGACGTTAACTGGTATTGGTGTTGGAGCTGATTTAGCTATTGTAAATACTTATGTTAGCGAAGTTTCTCCAATTAGCTATAGATCTAAATATGTTTCAGCAATTTTCATATTCTCAACAGTTGGAGGTTTTCTAGCAATTTGGTTAGGTTTGCTCTTTACTACACCTCCTGCACCATTTCCACAAGGATTGCCTATTGCGCTAGGAGGTTCGGGGTTTTTTGCAGTAAACGGTTGGAGAATAATGTATATTATTGGCGCAACTTTAGCATTAGTAGGCTTGGCATTAAGATTTAGATTACCAGAATCTCCTAGATGGTTAGAAAGTAAGGGAAGAATTTCTGAGGCTGAAATGATAGTAAACCTCATGGAAGAAAAAGTAACTTCTAAAGGATATAAATTACCCTCATTACCGTCCCTTATACCAGTGTACAAAAGCTCAAAGTCAGTACCATATTCAGAAATATTTACAAACTCATCATATTTAAAGAGGTTTGTGATACTTGTAATAGTGTGGTTCTTAGCTTATACTACAGTTTATAGTATTGCAGCTGGTTTAACTTCACTTTTGACAGCTCAAGGATATTCTGTTTCTGAAGCTGGAATGATATCTGCAATTGGAATTATAGGATTTGTTTTAGCTGCTGTTATCGCAACACTCCTAGGAGAAAGATTAGAAAGAAAATGGTGGATAGGAATAGGTGCCTTAGTTACAGTAATTGGAGGGATGATGATAGCATTAACAGCAAATCCAGTAATTGATGGGATCGGTGCAATTATACTATTCATAGGATTTAATGTTTGGGTTCCGGTAGCTTATACATGGACCGCTGAGAGCTTTCCAACAAGGGCTAGAACATCTGGATTTGCATTATGTGATGGTGTAGGTCATTTAGGAGGAGGTTTAGGAGTAGTTTATATCACTTCTGTTGCAGTATCACTACATTCAACAGTAGAACTGTTTGGCTTAATTGCATCATTCCTAGTAATTTCAGCGATAATTGCGATGGTAGCTGGACATTATACTTTAGGAAAAAGATTAGATGAAATATCTCCTTAA
- a CDS encoding acetoacetate decarboxylase family protein, whose amino-acid sequence MQNDFSLPITKSGKSQIVFPPPWHYGVTYISAHVKFDKDSASQLLPNFLSTDGEGWIYIAEFISTSDHNWNFMYEDPELVQYMEGAIGLKVNFEGKNYIYFPFMWVDKDWALVRGWLDGYPKKIAKIVMTRLHPLLPMYNKPEKGLKMGGYVVRGGGVLLRLQVELQEKADSVPVSKFGPFLNIRRFATRGDDEEDLYEVVSRVRDVSNYGEIWKGDAKVELGGYVNDEVNLLRLEEVYAGYHYTLYFRVTTTKLLKKIVAEKITSS is encoded by the coding sequence ATGCAAAACGACTTTTCCCTACCTATTACAAAAAGCGGTAAATCACAGATAGTTTTTCCGCCACCATGGCACTATGGAGTAACATATATTTCAGCCCATGTAAAATTCGATAAAGATTCAGCAAGTCAACTATTACCAAACTTTTTATCTACAGACGGTGAGGGTTGGATATATATTGCCGAGTTTATCTCAACTTCAGATCATAATTGGAACTTCATGTATGAGGACCCCGAACTAGTTCAGTACATGGAAGGAGCTATAGGGTTAAAGGTTAATTTTGAAGGTAAAAACTACATATACTTTCCATTTATGTGGGTTGATAAAGACTGGGCCTTGGTAAGAGGATGGCTAGATGGTTACCCAAAGAAAATTGCTAAAATAGTAATGACAAGACTTCACCCCTTACTTCCAATGTACAATAAACCTGAGAAAGGGCTAAAAATGGGCGGTTACGTAGTTAGAGGTGGTGGAGTTCTTCTAAGACTACAAGTTGAATTACAGGAAAAAGCCGATTCAGTACCAGTTTCAAAATTTGGTCCTTTCTTAAATATAAGGAGATTTGCTACCAGAGGTGATGATGAAGAGGACTTATATGAAGTTGTTAGTAGGGTTAGAGATGTTAGCAATTATGGCGAAATATGGAAAGGTGATGCTAAAGTTGAACTTGGTGGTTATGTAAATGATGAGGTAAACTTATTAAGGCTTGAAGAAGTTTATGCTGGTTATCACTATACTTTATACTTTAGAGTAACAACTACAAAACTATTAAAAAAGATAGTTGCTGAAAAAATAACTTCTTCTTAA
- a CDS encoding STK_08120 family protein: MEFIFSTNHEINVVFSIISDPNFTLHKILGAEVVKVNGNVYEASFTLSLMVLMIHGVVYSRNDKVSYKFNTIGVNGGEGGFLEFVAMKDGEIRISFEYEGKLSSFIKFMLGRRIAKNIKKLNEEIRLERIKRKI; this comes from the coding sequence ATGGAGTTTATATTTTCTACAAATCACGAAATTAATGTTGTATTTTCAATTATTTCAGATCCAAATTTTACCTTACACAAAATACTAGGTGCGGAGGTAGTAAAGGTAAATGGTAATGTTTACGAGGCCTCTTTTACTTTAAGTCTCATGGTTTTAATGATACATGGAGTAGTATATTCAAGAAATGATAAGGTCTCGTACAAATTTAATACAATCGGGGTAAACGGGGGAGAAGGTGGATTTTTAGAGTTTGTTGCGATGAAAGATGGCGAAATTAGAATCTCATTTGAATATGAAGGTAAATTAAGTTCTTTTATTAAATTTATGTTGGGACGAAGAATAGCAAAAAATATAAAGAAATTAAACGAGGAAATCAGATTAGAAAGAATTAAGCGTAAAATATAA